A single region of the bacterium genome encodes:
- a CDS encoding nucleotidyl transferase AbiEii/AbiGii toxin family protein → MALADYADVLPAGTIDAWPKIAGVLPAGSILMGGTGLAVWLRHRLSEDLDFFVPVRLEARSITTALSDLGAFHCDAASDRMIRGTFEDVKVDIVSDADEFRLGPAMSVGSLLVGSLQDVTAAKYRAIIDRKQLRDFVDVMRIETHGGITIEQGILLYLRRHAIDFDLEAVRGFLRHLTDFRYLHDDPAMTAAFGPAIRDTVTSFFRNRHADIVAAFSQLLADDDPSPAT, encoded by the coding sequence GTGGCACTGGCTGATTACGCCGACGTACTTCCGGCGGGCACGATCGACGCTTGGCCGAAGATCGCCGGAGTCCTGCCCGCAGGCAGCATCCTCATGGGAGGGACGGGACTCGCCGTCTGGCTCCGCCACCGCCTGAGCGAGGATCTCGACTTCTTCGTGCCCGTGCGGCTCGAGGCCCGCAGCATCACGACGGCTCTATCGGATCTCGGGGCGTTTCACTGTGACGCCGCGTCGGATCGGATGATCCGCGGAACGTTCGAGGATGTGAAGGTCGACATCGTCAGCGACGCCGACGAGTTCCGGCTCGGGCCGGCGATGAGCGTGGGCTCACTGCTCGTCGGTTCGCTGCAGGACGTCACCGCCGCCAAGTACCGGGCCATCATCGACCGCAAGCAACTCCGCGACTTCGTCGACGTGATGCGCATCGAGACGCACGGCGGAATCACCATCGAGCAGGGGATCCTCCTGTATCTGCGCAGGCACGCGATCGACTTCGACCTCGAGGCCGTGCGCGGGTTCCTGCGCCACTTGACGGATTTCCGCTACCTGCACGACGATCCGGCCATGACCGCCGCCTTCGGTCCCGCAATCCGGGACACGGTCACGTCGTTCTTCCGCAACCGCCACGCCGACATCGTCGCCGCCTTCAGCCAGCTGCTGGCCGACGACGATCCTTCGCCGGCCACCTGA